The following coding sequences lie in one Bacteroidales bacterium genomic window:
- a CDS encoding PorT family protein produces MKTKGLFLVFAVLLSTALIGQTDGDRKLFFGGQGGVNVSRFQTELDSTTTGARLGWQAGAMVRYGGRFFAEAQINLGQSSAELVRKDTSMLSIRSKVYRTFVSVPVMAGYKIFSSEDGTSNFRIMAGAEATMMLKTKLDENFFYVEKDDFEPSSFSAIAGIGADFWFIRLDLAIHYGFTPLLRNDDKSKNIMGSFNIGVIF; encoded by the coding sequence ATGAAAACAAAAGGATTATTTCTTGTTTTTGCAGTTTTATTATCAACTGCATTAATTGGTCAAACTGACGGAGACCGAAAATTATTTTTTGGTGGTCAAGGAGGAGTAAATGTAAGTCGCTTCCAAACAGAACTTGACAGCACAACAACTGGCGCTCGCTTAGGCTGGCAGGCTGGAGCTATGGTGCGATATGGCGGCAGATTTTTTGCTGAAGCACAAATAAATTTAGGACAAAGCTCAGCAGAACTTGTTCGCAAAGATACTTCAATGCTTAGTATTAGAAGCAAAGTTTATAGAACTTTTGTTTCTGTACCCGTTATGGCTGGATATAAAATTTTCTCATCTGAAGACGGAACTAGTAATTTTAGAATTATGGCAGGAGCTGAAGCAACGATGATGCTAAAAACTAAATTAGATGAAAACTTTTTTTATGTTGAAAAAGACGATTTTGAGCCATCTTCTTTTAGTGCTATAGCTGGCATTGGTGCTGATTTTTGGTTTATAAGACTTGATTTGGCAATCCATTATGGATTTACTCCATTGTTGCGAAACGACGATAAATCAAAAAATATAATGGGCTCTTTTAATATTGGTGTAATTTTTTAA
- a CDS encoding superoxide dismutase, producing the protein MKFELPPLPYANDALEPFISAKTIDFHYGKHHQAYVNNLNNLLPGSPFENASLEEIIKKSEGAIFNNAAQVWNHTFYWNCLKPNGGGQPSGELMEAIIRDFGSFEEFQKQFTQAAASLFGSGWAWLSVDKKGKLIITKESNAGTPIRSGLEPLLTCDVWEHAYYIDKQNRRPDYIADFWKIVDWEAVSARY; encoded by the coding sequence ATGAAATTTGAACTTCCTCCACTTCCTTATGCAAACGATGCATTAGAACCTTTTATTAGTGCTAAAACTATAGATTTTCACTATGGAAAACATCATCAAGCCTATGTAAATAATTTGAATAATTTATTACCCGGCTCTCCTTTTGAAAATGCTTCATTAGAAGAAATTATTAAAAAATCTGAAGGCGCAATTTTTAACAATGCTGCTCAGGTTTGGAACCATACTTTTTACTGGAACTGCTTAAAACCTAATGGTGGCGGACAACCTTCCGGCGAATTAATGGAAGCAATTATAAGAGATTTTGGTTCTTTTGAAGAGTTCCAAAAGCAATTTACTCAAGCTGCTGCAAGTCTGTTTGGTAGTGGCTGGGCATGGCTTTCTGTTGATAAAAAAGGCAAGCTCATTATTACTAAAGAATCTAATGCTGGAACCCCAATTCGCAGTGGATTAGAACCACTTTTAACTTGTGATGTTTGGGAACATGCTTATTATATTGACAAACAAAATCGCCGCCCAGACTATATCGCAGATTTTTGGAAAATAGTAGATTGGGAAGCTGTTTCTGCAAGATATTAA